One Helianthus annuus cultivar XRQ/B chromosome 7, HanXRQr2.0-SUNRISE, whole genome shotgun sequence genomic region harbors:
- the LOC110868864 gene encoding ultraviolet-B receptor UVR8 isoform X2, with the protein MNGDGDEEMKMDMKSDEKSVYMWGYLPGALPQRSPILSPVEVRLPQSADSGRFWTDVCGGGCGFAMAISDTGKLITWGSTDDLGQSYVTSGKHGETPEPFPLPNEVSLVRAAAGWAHCVCVTVAGEVYTWGWKECVPSGKVVGDPNAPQSQEKDAFERHNPFLTEQVSPRPQGSRSTGGIASGVDGKAIGDESTKRRRVSSTKQVVESSSAGDEPLSALPCLVALNPGVRIATVAAGGRHTLALSDVGQVWGWGYGGEGQLGLGSRIRMVSSPHPIPCIATSSAGKDRSASHPRGTMEGYRVPGSYIKGIACGGRHSAVITDAGALMTFGWGLYGQCGQGSTDDELSPTCVSSLLGIRVDGVAAGLWHTICISGDGDVYAFGGNQFGQLGTGTDQAETLPRLLDAPSLENEHARVVSCGARHSAVITDGKVFCWGWNKYGQLGLGDVIDRNIPSQVPLDGCVPRVVACGWWHTLLLAESLT; encoded by the exons ATGAATGGTGATGGAGATGAAGAGATGAAAATGGATATGAAGAGTGACGAGAAATCGGTGTATATGTGGGGGTATTTGCCAGGAGCGTTGCCGCAACGCTCGCCGATATTGTCGCCGGTCGAAGTTAGGCTGCCGCAGTCGGCGGATTCCGGTAGGTTTTGGACGGATGTGTGTGGTGGTGGTTGCGGATTTGCTATGGCTATTtcag ATACAGGGAAGCTGATTACATGGGGCTCTACTGACGATCTTGGTCAAAGCTACGTGACATCCGGGAAACATGGG GAAACGCCAGAACCTTTCCCTCTTCCGAATGAAGTTTCGTTAGTGAGAGCCGCAGCCGGCTGGGCACATTGCGTATGTGTAACCG TAGCAGGAGAGGTATATACATGGGGATGGAAAGAGTGTGTCCCATCCGGAAAAGTTGTCGGGGACCCAAACGCGCCTCAAAGTCAAGAGAAAGACGCATTTGAGAGGCATAATCCGTTTTTAACCGAACAAG TGAGCCCTCGGCCACAGGGATCACGATCCACAGGTGGCATAGCTTCAGGTGTAGACGGTAAAGCCATTGGGGATGAAAGTACAAAACGGAGACGTGTATCGTCAACCAAACAAGTGGTTGAAAGTTCATCGGCTGGCGATGAACCTCTTTCGGCTTTACCCTGTTTGGTTGCATTGAATCCGGGAGTAAGAATAGCCACAGTTGCAGCTGGTGGGCGACATACATTGGCGTTATCAG ATGTAGGACAGGTGTGGGGTTGGGGGTATGGAGGCGAAGGGCAGTTAGGTTTGGGGTCCCGCATACGGATGGTATCATCACCGCATCCTATACCTTGCATTGCCACATCATCAGCAGGAAAAGATAGATCCGCATCCCATCCGAGAGGAACCATGGAGGGCTATAGAGTCCCTGGAAGTTATATTAAAGGAATTGCGTGTGGAGGACGACATAGTGCTGTAATTACTG ATGCTGGTGCGTTAATGACTTTCGGTTGGGGACTCTATGGACAG TGTGGGCAAGGAAGTACCGACGATGAGCTAAGCCCTACATGCGTATCATCATTGTTGGGCATCCGCGTAGACGGTGTTGCTGCGGGCCTGTGGCATACAATCTGCATTTCAGGCGACGGTGACGTGTATGCGTTTGGCGGGAATCAGTTCGGTCAATTGGGTACCGGCACTGATCAAGCTGAg ACGTTGCCACGGCTTTTGGATGCTCCGAGTCTTGAAAACGAACATGCGAGAGTTGTGTCGTGTGGTGCACGACACAGTGCTGTTATTACAG ATGGTAAGGTGTTTTGCTGGGGATGGAACAAGTATGGTCAG CTCGGTCTTGGAGACGTAATAGACCGTAACATCCCATCTCAAGTTCCGCTAGACGGCTGTGTCCCAAGAGTCGTTGCGTGCGGATGGTGGCACACACTTCTTCTAGCCGAGTCACTTACCTGA
- the LOC110868864 gene encoding ultraviolet-B receptor UVR8 isoform X1: MNGDGDEEMKMDMKSDEKSVYMWGYLPGALPQRSPILSPVEVRLPQSADSGRFWTDVCGGGCGFAMAISDTGKLITWGSTDDLGQSYVTSGKHGETPEPFPLPNEVSLVRAAAGWAHCVCVTVAGEVYTWGWKECVPSGKVVGDPNAPQSQEKDAFERHNPFLTEQVSPRPQGSRSTGGIASGVDGKAIGDESTKRRRVSSTKQVVESSSAGDEPLSALPCLVALNPGVRIATVAAGGRHTLALSVSDVGQVWGWGYGGEGQLGLGSRIRMVSSPHPIPCIATSSAGKDRSASHPRGTMEGYRVPGSYIKGIACGGRHSAVITDAGALMTFGWGLYGQCGQGSTDDELSPTCVSSLLGIRVDGVAAGLWHTICISGDGDVYAFGGNQFGQLGTGTDQAETLPRLLDAPSLENEHARVVSCGARHSAVITDGKVFCWGWNKYGQLGLGDVIDRNIPSQVPLDGCVPRVVACGWWHTLLLAESLT, translated from the exons ATGAATGGTGATGGAGATGAAGAGATGAAAATGGATATGAAGAGTGACGAGAAATCGGTGTATATGTGGGGGTATTTGCCAGGAGCGTTGCCGCAACGCTCGCCGATATTGTCGCCGGTCGAAGTTAGGCTGCCGCAGTCGGCGGATTCCGGTAGGTTTTGGACGGATGTGTGTGGTGGTGGTTGCGGATTTGCTATGGCTATTtcag ATACAGGGAAGCTGATTACATGGGGCTCTACTGACGATCTTGGTCAAAGCTACGTGACATCCGGGAAACATGGG GAAACGCCAGAACCTTTCCCTCTTCCGAATGAAGTTTCGTTAGTGAGAGCCGCAGCCGGCTGGGCACATTGCGTATGTGTAACCG TAGCAGGAGAGGTATATACATGGGGATGGAAAGAGTGTGTCCCATCCGGAAAAGTTGTCGGGGACCCAAACGCGCCTCAAAGTCAAGAGAAAGACGCATTTGAGAGGCATAATCCGTTTTTAACCGAACAAG TGAGCCCTCGGCCACAGGGATCACGATCCACAGGTGGCATAGCTTCAGGTGTAGACGGTAAAGCCATTGGGGATGAAAGTACAAAACGGAGACGTGTATCGTCAACCAAACAAGTGGTTGAAAGTTCATCGGCTGGCGATGAACCTCTTTCGGCTTTACCCTGTTTGGTTGCATTGAATCCGGGAGTAAGAATAGCCACAGTTGCAGCTGGTGGGCGACATACATTGGCGTTATCAG TTTCAGATGTAGGACAGGTGTGGGGTTGGGGGTATGGAGGCGAAGGGCAGTTAGGTTTGGGGTCCCGCATACGGATGGTATCATCACCGCATCCTATACCTTGCATTGCCACATCATCAGCAGGAAAAGATAGATCCGCATCCCATCCGAGAGGAACCATGGAGGGCTATAGAGTCCCTGGAAGTTATATTAAAGGAATTGCGTGTGGAGGACGACATAGTGCTGTAATTACTG ATGCTGGTGCGTTAATGACTTTCGGTTGGGGACTCTATGGACAG TGTGGGCAAGGAAGTACCGACGATGAGCTAAGCCCTACATGCGTATCATCATTGTTGGGCATCCGCGTAGACGGTGTTGCTGCGGGCCTGTGGCATACAATCTGCATTTCAGGCGACGGTGACGTGTATGCGTTTGGCGGGAATCAGTTCGGTCAATTGGGTACCGGCACTGATCAAGCTGAg ACGTTGCCACGGCTTTTGGATGCTCCGAGTCTTGAAAACGAACATGCGAGAGTTGTGTCGTGTGGTGCACGACACAGTGCTGTTATTACAG ATGGTAAGGTGTTTTGCTGGGGATGGAACAAGTATGGTCAG CTCGGTCTTGGAGACGTAATAGACCGTAACATCCCATCTCAAGTTCCGCTAGACGGCTGTGTCCCAAGAGTCGTTGCGTGCGGATGGTGGCACACACTTCTTCTAGCCGAGTCACTTACCTGA